Proteins from one Geomonas agri genomic window:
- the pgeF gene encoding peptidoglycan editing factor PgeF, with protein MEMQKAGKIQYLKPRLAAGAVAGFTTRHEGVSRPPYNSLNLGSNTLDSSHNVEGNRSLLARSLGATLDRFLTVSQVHGTDLLVIDAPNPELSHFLKLECDGIVTNQPGIMIAVCVADCVPVLLHDPVQKVVAALHAGWQGTAGNIAAKGVEALVNLFGCAKKDIRAAIGPHIGACCYEVDAPVRDAFKQAGMAWDLCATAQAEGKWMLDLGKANRQLLLDAGLAADQIQVSEHCVSCNQELFFSYRRDEGDTGRQVGFIMLEGEQ; from the coding sequence ATGGAAATGCAGAAAGCAGGAAAGATCCAGTACCTGAAACCGCGACTCGCCGCAGGCGCTGTCGCAGGCTTCACCACGCGCCACGAAGGGGTGTCGCGTCCCCCGTACAACTCGCTCAACCTGGGGAGCAACACGCTGGACTCCTCGCACAACGTGGAGGGGAACCGCAGCCTGCTCGCCCGCAGCCTGGGGGCGACGCTGGACCGCTTCCTCACCGTGAGCCAGGTGCACGGCACCGACCTCCTGGTGATCGACGCGCCCAACCCTGAACTGTCCCACTTCCTGAAGCTCGAGTGCGACGGCATCGTCACCAACCAGCCCGGTATCATGATCGCTGTCTGCGTCGCCGACTGCGTGCCCGTCCTGCTGCACGACCCGGTGCAGAAGGTGGTGGCCGCACTGCACGCAGGGTGGCAGGGAACCGCGGGCAACATCGCCGCCAAGGGCGTTGAAGCGCTGGTGAACCTCTTCGGCTGCGCCAAGAAGGACATCCGTGCTGCCATCGGCCCCCACATCGGCGCCTGCTGCTACGAGGTGGACGCCCCGGTGCGCGACGCCTTCAAACAGGCGGGCATGGCCTGGGACCTGTGCGCCACGGCGCAGGCGGAAGGCAAATGGATGCTCGACCTGGGCAAAGCCAACCGCCAACTGCTCCTGGACGCAGGCCTTGCCGCCGACCAGATCCAGGTGAGCGAGCACTGCGTCAGCTGCAACCAGGAGCTGTTCTTCTCCTACCGCCGCGACGAAGGTGACACCGGCAGGCAGGTGGGCTTCATCATGCTGGAAGGTGAGCAATAA
- the glgA gene encoding glycogen synthase GlgA yields MKILFVASEVTPFAKTGGLADVASALPKTLKTLGHDVRIMMPFYSVVERGGMAVRKGRKSASVMVDGVEKKGFLRQASLGEIPVYLIENKEYFAREELYGTPSGDYPDNAQRFSFFCRCVLELLKKMDFRPDIIHCHDWQTALIPHYLKHERKNDPFFTRTGVIFTIHNLAYQGLFPKEELATMGLSKECFTIDGLEFYGKVNLLKGGILTADLVTTVSEAYCREIRTPEMGCGLHGVLQTRKDDLVGILNGLDYEEWNPAMDREIMKNYSHASLSGKMVDKIGLQRLMGLASAPDIPVFGMVSRMVAQKGFDLIAELLPMIAKAPMQLVLLGNGEDRYLKAFNDIKAAGARNIAFTSGFDHSLAPKIYAGSDMFLMPSFFEPCGLGQLIAMRYGTVPVVRRTGGLADSVFDPRDNDKTPNGFLFDEYSAEALWEAINRALTAYQDKAFWKKLMRRGMSSDYSWQNSVHKYLELYRKALLRKGGEA; encoded by the coding sequence ATGAAGATTTTGTTTGTTGCGTCGGAGGTTACTCCCTTCGCCAAGACCGGAGGTCTGGCGGACGTTGCCAGCGCGCTCCCGAAGACTCTCAAGACGCTTGGTCATGACGTGAGAATCATGATGCCCTTTTACTCCGTGGTCGAGCGGGGCGGCATGGCGGTCCGCAAAGGACGCAAGAGCGCCTCGGTCATGGTGGACGGCGTCGAAAAGAAAGGCTTTCTGCGCCAGGCTTCCCTCGGGGAGATCCCGGTTTACCTCATCGAGAACAAGGAATACTTCGCCCGCGAGGAGCTCTACGGCACCCCCAGCGGCGACTATCCCGACAACGCCCAGCGCTTCTCCTTCTTCTGCCGCTGCGTGTTGGAACTGCTGAAGAAGATGGACTTCCGGCCGGACATCATCCACTGCCACGACTGGCAGACGGCGCTGATCCCGCATTACCTGAAGCACGAGCGCAAGAATGATCCCTTCTTCACCAGGACCGGGGTCATCTTCACCATTCATAACCTCGCCTACCAGGGGCTCTTCCCCAAGGAGGAGCTTGCCACCATGGGGCTCTCCAAGGAGTGCTTCACCATCGACGGGCTGGAATTTTACGGCAAGGTCAACCTCCTGAAGGGAGGCATCCTCACCGCCGACCTGGTGACCACTGTCTCCGAGGCCTACTGCCGTGAGATCCGCACGCCGGAGATGGGGTGTGGCCTGCACGGGGTGCTGCAGACCAGGAAGGACGACCTGGTCGGCATATTGAACGGCCTCGACTACGAGGAATGGAATCCCGCCATGGACCGGGAGATCATGAAGAATTACAGCCACGCCTCCCTGTCCGGAAAGATGGTGGACAAGATCGGGCTGCAGCGACTCATGGGGCTTGCCAGCGCCCCCGATATCCCCGTCTTCGGCATGGTCTCGCGCATGGTGGCCCAGAAGGGCTTCGACCTGATCGCGGAGCTGTTGCCGATGATCGCCAAGGCCCCCATGCAGCTGGTACTCCTGGGCAACGGCGAGGACCGTTACCTCAAGGCTTTCAATGACATCAAAGCTGCCGGTGCCCGCAACATCGCCTTCACCAGCGGCTTCGACCATTCTCTCGCGCCCAAGATCTACGCTGGCAGCGACATGTTCCTGATGCCGTCCTTCTTCGAGCCGTGTGGGTTGGGACAGCTGATCGCCATGCGCTACGGCACAGTCCCCGTCGTGCGCAGGACCGGCGGGCTCGCCGACAGCGTTTTCGACCCCCGGGACAACGACAAGACGCCCAACGGCTTCTTGTTCGATGAGTACAGCGCCGAGGCGCTTTGGGAGGCTATCAATCGGGCGTTGACCGCCTACCAGGACAAGGCGTTCTGGAAGAAGCTGATGCGCCGCGGCATGAGCAGTGACTATTCCTGGCAGAACTCGGTACACAAGTATCTGGAGTTGTACCGCAAGGCCCTGCTGCGCAAGGGAGGGGAGGCGTAA
- a CDS encoding glycoside hydrolase family 57 protein — MSEPLYLTLLWHMHQPFYKDPVRGEYLLPWVYLHAVKDYYDMPAIVAESPGAKVVFNLVPSLLEQILDYASGEAVDPYLSLARKAPAELDPSERLFLLENFFSANKQRMIEPYPRYLELYRMGGDGIPGTAASQAPLFTERDLLDLQVWFYLAWTGEAARRRFPLFGELIRKGRGFDAGDKALLFDTQRELISEIIPLYRRLHQEGKVELSVTPYFHPILPLLCDSRIAQVALPGASLPKIDIRYPEDARGQVAHGIESFEKLFGFRPRGMWPAEGSVSDEALGIMAREGLRWTASDERVLSQTLPGGLDEEREELYHPYLFQQGGEEIALFFRDQVLSDQIGFTYSQWEAERAVADFVGRVKAVRQQCRAPRVISVILDGENAWEHYHDNGLPFLSRLYAALAQMPGVEPATFSEVLERVPERRVLRHVHPGSWINADYGIWIGHPEENLGWEYLAKARQAAVHNSTEVAQLLAGGDSSDEAARRACKALYAAQGSDWFWWYGDDHFSPHSGRFDLLFRSHLINVYRLLALEVPGELHEPIKKQRPAGFVRGPARLITPALGGAGEDYFEWLAAGLYDLTRQGAAMHAAEPGLQSFFYGYDLDYFYFRIDGSQPLEKLLQPGDRLSLHLMGGGEYRVEMQPGDGEGELQLLQEGRWQPSGGVARYWVGRSAQLRVPLPALRVNAGDRLSCYLTHSRGVNLLGRWPTEAPLALAYAGPCLGLEQGTLTDVSPPESNAS; from the coding sequence ATGAGCGAACCACTGTACCTCACGCTGCTTTGGCACATGCACCAGCCCTTCTACAAGGATCCGGTCCGGGGGGAGTACCTGCTCCCCTGGGTCTACCTCCATGCGGTGAAGGACTACTACGACATGCCTGCCATCGTCGCGGAGAGCCCCGGCGCCAAGGTGGTCTTCAACCTGGTCCCCTCGCTGTTGGAGCAGATTCTCGACTACGCCTCGGGGGAGGCGGTGGACCCGTACCTGAGCCTTGCGCGCAAGGCCCCGGCGGAGCTGGACCCGTCGGAGCGGCTCTTCCTGCTGGAGAACTTCTTCTCCGCCAACAAGCAGCGCATGATCGAGCCCTACCCGCGCTACCTGGAACTGTACCGGATGGGGGGTGACGGGATCCCGGGTACCGCAGCCTCCCAGGCACCGCTTTTCACCGAGCGGGATCTCCTCGACCTGCAGGTCTGGTTCTACCTCGCCTGGACGGGTGAGGCGGCCAGGCGGCGCTTCCCGCTCTTCGGGGAACTGATCCGCAAGGGGAGGGGGTTCGACGCCGGCGACAAGGCACTGCTCTTCGACACCCAGCGCGAGCTGATCTCCGAGATCATCCCGCTGTACCGCCGACTGCACCAGGAAGGGAAGGTCGAGCTTTCGGTGACCCCCTATTTCCACCCGATCCTGCCGCTTTTGTGCGATTCGCGCATCGCGCAGGTGGCGCTTCCCGGCGCGAGCCTTCCCAAGATCGACATTCGGTACCCGGAGGACGCGCGCGGGCAGGTCGCGCACGGCATCGAGAGCTTCGAGAAGCTGTTCGGTTTCCGGCCGCGCGGCATGTGGCCCGCCGAGGGGTCCGTGAGCGACGAGGCCCTCGGCATCATGGCCCGGGAGGGGCTTCGCTGGACGGCCTCCGACGAGAGGGTGCTGTCCCAGACCCTGCCGGGCGGGCTTGACGAGGAGCGTGAAGAGCTCTACCACCCCTACCTGTTTCAGCAGGGTGGCGAGGAGATCGCCCTCTTCTTCCGGGACCAGGTGCTCTCGGACCAGATCGGCTTCACCTATTCGCAGTGGGAGGCGGAGCGGGCCGTGGCGGACTTCGTCGGGCGGGTGAAGGCGGTCCGGCAGCAGTGCCGCGCCCCCCGGGTGATTTCGGTGATCCTGGACGGCGAGAATGCCTGGGAACATTACCACGACAACGGGCTCCCTTTCCTGTCCAGGCTCTACGCCGCGCTGGCACAGATGCCGGGTGTGGAACCCGCCACCTTCTCGGAGGTCTTGGAGCGGGTGCCGGAGCGCCGGGTGCTGCGCCACGTGCATCCCGGCTCCTGGATCAACGCCGACTACGGTATCTGGATCGGGCACCCCGAGGAAAACCTCGGATGGGAGTACCTGGCCAAGGCGCGCCAGGCCGCGGTTCACAACAGCACCGAAGTGGCCCAGCTCCTCGCGGGCGGGGACAGCAGTGACGAGGCTGCCCGGCGCGCCTGTAAGGCCCTCTACGCCGCGCAGGGGAGCGACTGGTTCTGGTGGTACGGCGACGACCACTTCTCCCCACACTCTGGCAGGTTCGATCTGCTGTTTCGCAGCCACCTGATCAACGTCTACCGGCTGCTGGCGCTGGAGGTCCCGGGGGAACTGCACGAGCCGATCAAGAAGCAGCGCCCCGCCGGCTTCGTCCGGGGACCGGCGCGGCTGATCACCCCCGCATTGGGGGGCGCGGGCGAAGATTACTTCGAGTGGCTCGCCGCGGGGTTGTACGACCTGACCCGGCAGGGGGCGGCGATGCATGCGGCGGAGCCCGGGCTGCAGTCCTTCTTTTACGGTTACGACCTGGACTATTTCTATTTCAGGATCGATGGCTCCCAGCCGCTGGAAAAGCTGTTGCAGCCGGGGGACCGCCTGTCGTTGCACCTCATGGGTGGGGGGGAGTACCGTGTCGAGATGCAGCCGGGCGACGGTGAAGGGGAGCTGCAGCTATTGCAGGAGGGAAGGTGGCAACCTTCCGGCGGGGTGGCGCGCTACTGGGTTGGCCGCAGCGCTCAGCTGCGTGTCCCGCTCCCGGCGCTGCGGGTCAACGCGGGGGATCGTCTCAGCTGCTACCTAACCCATTCTCGCGGAGTGAACCTGCTCGGTCGCTGGCCCACCGAGGCGCCGCTTGCCCTGGCGTACGCGGGGCCATGCCTCGGGCTGGAGCAGGGGACGCTCACGGACGTCTCTCCGCCGGAATCCAACGCATCTTAA
- a CDS encoding mannose-1-phosphate guanyltransferase, translating to MKAVIMAGGFGTRMQPLTCNIPKPMVPLMNRPIMLHIVELLKKHGITDLVMLLYHQPSVIKNFFRDGADLGVRITYVTPLEDMGTAGAVKCAEKYLDERFLIISGDLLTDFNLQKVIDFHESNKALATITLTSVKDPLQFGVVITDKEKRITQFLEKPGWGEVISDTINTGIYVLEPEIFKFIPEGENFDFSQDLFPLLLKKKSALFGFPVKGYWRDIGNTDSYREAHHDILKGKVGVKVDEPRREMAGVDLRVGVDVRLGEGTVVEGTVVVGDNSQIQGGAEIKDSVIGRNCIIEPGAKLTRAVVWDNVYIKKSAKINDCVICNNVSVGPATVMEEGGVVADDTAIGEESYIKRDVKIWPRKLIEAGSTVTGNLIWGERWKKSLFEGEMIKGLTNIELTPEFVAKLGCAYGTSLPKGSHVLVGRDTTLSSRMLKRSFLGGILSAGVNVRDIRMVSLPVLRYKLRTFGEVGGVHFRQSLEDPATTEIVFLDADGLDFSSAMGKNIERIFYKENFRRAHHMEPGGITELPQVMDFYREGFFRGLDQQLIRGSKAKVVIDFNHSPAGQILPQILNDLGCEVIGLNTYLDEQRGSKTVDEKPNSLQQLAKIVMTLEARAGFWLDPTVEEVVLVDETGRIYQPEEYLALMTTLMLKSGARGAFAVPVSAPSVIEEIAQENGSSVRRTKSMDRAMIEAAISPEVVMAGSMTGRFAFPKFQAAFDGMFTIAKTIELSSATGVPLSRVLKEVPKSSFLQGKVPCVWEKKGGIMRKMSEDSLDKEASFIDGIKVSFGNDWVLVLPDQYQPVIHVVAEAKDARAAQRLLEEYMQKVERWKKELAQ from the coding sequence GCTGGAGGACATGGGGACCGCGGGGGCGGTCAAGTGCGCCGAGAAGTACCTCGACGAGCGCTTCCTGATCATCAGCGGCGACCTTCTCACCGACTTCAACCTGCAGAAAGTGATCGACTTCCACGAGAGCAACAAGGCGCTGGCCACCATCACTCTCACTTCGGTCAAAGATCCCCTGCAGTTCGGCGTGGTGATCACGGACAAGGAGAAGCGCATCACCCAGTTCCTGGAGAAGCCGGGGTGGGGCGAGGTGATCTCCGACACCATCAACACCGGCATCTACGTCCTCGAGCCGGAGATCTTCAAGTTCATCCCCGAGGGGGAGAACTTCGACTTCTCCCAGGACCTCTTCCCGCTCCTATTGAAGAAGAAGTCGGCGCTGTTCGGCTTCCCGGTCAAGGGGTACTGGAGGGACATCGGCAACACCGATTCCTACCGCGAGGCGCACCACGACATCCTTAAGGGTAAGGTGGGGGTCAAGGTGGACGAGCCGCGCCGCGAGATGGCCGGCGTCGACCTCCGGGTCGGGGTGGACGTGAGGCTGGGCGAGGGGACCGTGGTGGAAGGGACGGTCGTGGTGGGAGACAACTCTCAGATCCAGGGGGGCGCCGAGATCAAGGATTCCGTCATCGGCCGCAACTGCATCATCGAGCCGGGAGCGAAGCTGACCCGGGCCGTGGTCTGGGACAACGTCTATATCAAGAAGAGCGCCAAGATCAACGACTGCGTCATTTGCAACAACGTGAGCGTCGGCCCGGCGACCGTGATGGAGGAAGGGGGCGTCGTTGCCGACGACACCGCCATCGGCGAGGAGAGCTACATCAAGCGGGACGTGAAGATCTGGCCCCGTAAGCTGATCGAGGCGGGCTCCACCGTTACCGGCAACCTGATCTGGGGCGAGCGCTGGAAAAAGTCCCTGTTCGAGGGGGAGATGATCAAGGGGCTCACCAACATCGAGCTCACCCCTGAGTTCGTCGCCAAACTGGGCTGCGCCTACGGCACGTCGCTCCCCAAGGGGAGTCACGTCCTGGTCGGGCGCGACACGACCCTTTCCTCGCGCATGTTGAAGCGGAGCTTCCTGGGCGGGATTCTCTCCGCCGGGGTCAACGTGCGCGACATCAGGATGGTGTCGCTCCCGGTCCTGCGCTACAAGCTGCGCACGTTCGGCGAGGTGGGCGGGGTGCACTTCCGCCAGTCGCTTGAGGACCCGGCCACCACCGAGATCGTCTTCCTCGACGCCGACGGACTCGATTTCTCCTCCGCCATGGGCAAGAACATCGAGCGCATCTTCTACAAGGAGAACTTCCGGCGCGCGCACCACATGGAGCCTGGGGGGATCACCGAGCTGCCCCAGGTGATGGACTTCTACCGTGAAGGGTTCTTCCGCGGGCTGGACCAGCAGCTGATCAGGGGCTCCAAGGCCAAGGTGGTCATCGACTTCAACCACTCCCCGGCCGGGCAGATCCTCCCCCAGATCCTCAACGATCTCGGGTGCGAGGTGATCGGCCTCAACACCTACCTGGACGAGCAGCGCGGCTCCAAGACGGTGGACGAGAAGCCCAACTCCCTGCAGCAGCTGGCCAAGATCGTGATGACGCTGGAGGCCCGCGCCGGCTTCTGGCTCGACCCGACCGTCGAGGAGGTGGTGTTGGTGGACGAGACCGGCAGGATCTACCAGCCGGAGGAGTACCTCGCCCTCATGACCACGCTGATGCTGAAAAGCGGCGCGCGGGGTGCCTTCGCGGTCCCGGTATCGGCCCCCTCGGTGATCGAGGAGATCGCCCAGGAGAATGGTTCATCGGTGCGCCGCACCAAGAGCATGGACCGCGCCATGATCGAGGCGGCCATCTCGCCTGAGGTGGTCATGGCCGGCTCCATGACTGGGCGCTTCGCCTTCCCGAAGTTCCAGGCCGCCTTCGACGGCATGTTCACCATCGCCAAGACCATCGAACTCTCCAGCGCCACCGGGGTGCCGCTGTCGCGTGTCTTGAAGGAGGTCCCCAAGAGCTCCTTCCTGCAGGGGAAGGTTCCCTGCGTCTGGGAGAAGAAGGGGGGCATCATGCGCAAGATGAGCGAGGACAGCCTGGACAAGGAGGCCTCCTTCATCGACGGCATCAAGGTCTCTTTCGGCAACGACTGGGTGCTGGTGCTGCCCGACCAGTACCAGCCCGTGATCCACGTGGTGGCCGAGGCCAAGGATGCCAGGGCCGCGCAGAGGCTCCTCGAGGAATACATGCAGAAGGTGGAACGCTGGAAAAAGGAGCTCGCCCAGTAA